The Lucilia cuprina isolate Lc7/37 chromosome 5, ASM2204524v1, whole genome shotgun sequence genome includes a window with the following:
- the LOC111679850 gene encoding uncharacterized protein LOC111679850, translated as MAILSIFQDVYNHIYNYVFTKNVHKKPNLGEDLRLVLQSSEFEKQLRSSSPFLITGLLAWPSYWLYRGLEWHSVRDVEPLPLYIRKTFYRAKILEFCILLTGILMTIRSTHKALTRQLEVKEMVQRK; from the exons atggcCATTTTAAGCATATTTCAAGATGTTTACAATCATATTTACAATTATGTGTTTACGAAGAATGTCCATAAAA AACCCAATTTGGGAGAGGATTTACGTTTAGTATTGCAAAGTTCCGAGTTTGAAAAACAACTACGTTCTTCATCTCCTTTTCTGATCACGGGTCTACTAGCTTGGCCTTCGTATTGGTTGTATAGAGGTTTAGAATGGCACAGTGTTCGAGATGTGGAACCTTTACCCTTGTATATAagaaaa ACCTTTTATCGTgctaaaattttggaattttgtattttactaaCTGGTATTTTAATGACTATACGTTCAACACATAAAGCTTTAACAAGACAGCTTGAAGTCAAGGAAATGGttcagagaaaataa